A region of uncultured Desulfobacter sp. DNA encodes the following proteins:
- a CDS encoding S-4TM family putative pore-forming effector, translating to MVDSFSERQNEPQKLNYLAAQRTLYKKAKSITAIQIFLSVPLIIFVSIAALILNDKDISQLVGLQQVDISWVSAFTGVVVALLDVLILTSLVDNLKEKAAKIQELFDTTVLGLPWNNVAIGSMPDHEDVNKYSRPIRERPDELSKLKDWYSSKLDNLPIETSLIICQRSNLCWDSELRDYFSKLMGAIALFVILFLVAIGLYEGMTLKNLFLIVLAPALPIVIFSTRQWIDNKKAISQLTSLKNFVNDSWDNLLAMQESESRLMERARAVQDQIFINRKTNPLIFDWIYEKQKSRQHESMYYSIDQMIDQYRSSIGT from the coding sequence ATGGTTGATAGCTTTTCAGAAAGACAAAATGAGCCTCAAAAACTGAATTATTTGGCTGCCCAGAGGACTCTATACAAGAAAGCAAAAAGCATAACTGCAATTCAAATTTTTCTTAGCGTTCCTCTTATTATATTTGTTTCCATTGCTGCATTAATCCTAAATGATAAAGATATTTCACAACTGGTCGGACTTCAACAGGTGGATATTTCATGGGTATCTGCTTTTACTGGTGTTGTTGTGGCTTTGCTAGATGTATTAATTCTTACATCCCTTGTCGACAACCTGAAAGAAAAAGCAGCAAAGATACAGGAACTATTCGACACAACAGTGTTAGGCTTGCCATGGAATAATGTAGCAATCGGAAGTATGCCGGATCATGAAGATGTAAATAAATACTCACGTCCAATTAGAGAGAGACCAGATGAATTATCAAAACTGAAAGACTGGTATTCCAGCAAATTGGATAATTTACCGATTGAGACCTCATTGATTATTTGCCAAAGATCAAATCTCTGTTGGGATTCCGAGTTACGAGATTATTTTTCTAAATTAATGGGTGCAATTGCACTATTTGTGATTCTATTCTTGGTGGCAATTGGATTATATGAGGGTATGACTTTAAAGAATTTATTCCTCATCGTTCTTGCCCCAGCATTGCCAATAGTCATTTTCTCAACAAGGCAATGGATTGATAACAAAAAAGCCATAAGCCAATTAACATCGTTAAAGAATTTTGTAAATGATTCTTGGGATAACCTATTGGCAATGCAGGAGAGCGAATCCAGGCTGATGGAGCGAGCACGAGCCGTCCAAGATCAGATATTCATTAATAGAAAGACTAATCCTTTAATATTTGATTGGATTTACGAAAAACAAAAATCGCGACAGCATGAAAGTATGTACTATTCCATTGATCAAATGATTGATCAATATAGGAGTTCAATTGGCACATAA
- a CDS encoding DUF4145 domain-containing protein: MCQKSKALGMNDKVKIYCCNCNVDTWQQILFEKSYRSPSDEKYDYCSKCMVTECCGCEQPHYRFSSWMQNKDGTGMDMEDEWVFPSKQLREKPSWNIDFAFSSVFSTFLDGSSEKEHVWDLLREVHVSLQSDCPRLGIMGVRALLEHIMISKIGDQKSFKKNMREFQNQGYISKIQEETLGHILEVGHAAIHRSYSPTQIELIAALDIVENLIETIYIYTEKAKNIDCNIPKRKNT; the protein is encoded by the coding sequence ATGTGCCAAAAATCCAAAGCATTAGGTATGAATGATAAAGTCAAAATTTACTGCTGCAATTGCAATGTTGATACATGGCAGCAAATTCTTTTTGAAAAATCTTATCGCTCACCAAGCGATGAAAAATATGATTATTGCTCCAAATGTATGGTTACAGAATGTTGTGGCTGTGAACAACCACATTATAGATTCAGCTCATGGATGCAAAATAAAGATGGTACCGGAATGGATATGGAAGACGAATGGGTGTTCCCATCCAAACAATTAAGAGAAAAACCTTCATGGAATATTGATTTTGCTTTTTCATCAGTATTCTCAACTTTTCTTGACGGTTCTTCAGAAAAGGAACATGTTTGGGATTTATTGAGAGAGGTCCATGTTTCTCTTCAAAGTGATTGTCCAAGGCTTGGTATAATGGGAGTTCGAGCTTTATTGGAACATATAATGATTTCGAAAATTGGAGATCAAAAATCATTTAAAAAAAACATGAGAGAATTTCAGAATCAAGGTTATATATCAAAAATACAAGAAGAAACATTAGGGCATATATTAGAGGTTGGACATGCCGCAATACACCGGTCTTATAGCCCAACCCAGATTGAACTGATTGCGGCCTTAGATATCGTCGAAAATCTTATCGAAACCATTTATATATACACTGAAAAAGCAAAAAATATTGACTGTAATATTCCGAAACGAAAAAACACATAA
- a CDS encoding group II intron maturase-specific domain-containing protein, translating into MESISKFIEGKLKLKINREKSKVGRSKDVKFLGMTVINGAIAISAQSMKRALEKVKELTPRGTHTPLELTIQRINNWYKGWAGYYLMTQYPSQLKRIEAHIRRRLRSRLVDQQKRRRHLFRKLIKRGVSRKAAAKSAYSNKGRWALSATFALAKAYSIPWFKDGLGQEIRSNDRMKHWFGLDQWIKVT; encoded by the coding sequence ATGGAAAGTATCAGTAAATTTATCGAAGGCAAACTCAAATTGAAGATCAACCGGGAGAAAAGCAAAGTAGGCCGATCTAAGGATGTGAAATTCCTTGGCATGACTGTAATCAATGGGGCAATAGCCATATCAGCGCAATCAATGAAACGTGCCCTGGAGAAAGTCAAGGAGTTGACACCACGAGGTACGCATACGCCCCTTGAGCTGACAATCCAGCGAATAAATAACTGGTATAAGGGGTGGGCAGGATATTACCTGATGACCCAATACCCATCCCAGTTAAAACGAATTGAAGCTCATATCAGAAGGAGGCTGCGATCTCGGTTAGTCGATCAACAGAAGAGACGCCGCCACCTGTTCAGAAAACTGATAAAGCGGGGAGTATCACGGAAAGCGGCCGCAAAATCTGCTTATTCAAATAAAGGTAGATGGGCTCTGTCCGCAACGTTTGCCTTAGCTAAAGCATACTCAATCCCTTGGTTCAAAGATGGATTGGGCCAGGAAATAAGATCGAACGACAGGATGAAGCATTGGTTTGGTCTTGATCAATGGATAAAAGTGACATGA
- a CDS encoding type II toxin-antitoxin system Phd/YefM family antitoxin, translated as MNTSWKLQDAKAKFSQVVENALKMGPQYVTRRGKEAVVILSVKEYQKITTQKPTLKEFLLNCPKMDDGFEFERQKDYPRDVEF; from the coding sequence ATGAATACATCATGGAAATTACAAGATGCTAAAGCAAAATTCAGTCAGGTTGTTGAAAATGCTTTGAAAATGGGGCCACAGTATGTAACGCGTAGGGGGAAGGAAGCTGTAGTTATCTTATCGGTTAAAGAATATCAAAAAATAACCACCCAAAAACCGACATTGAAAGAATTTCTTTTAAATTGCCCCAAAATGGATGATGGCTTTGAATTTGAAAGACAAAAAGATTATCCGAGGGATGTTGAATTTTGA
- a CDS encoding type II toxin-antitoxin system VapC family toxin, giving the protein MNYLLDTCVISELVKATPNGNVINWINNTPNERLFLSVITIGEIRKGLTKLPDSKKKYRLTNWLNTLLENYEARIYPIDLTVAESWGSIQGKAENNGTPVASVDSLIAAVAQTHNLIVVTRNEKDFAATNVTIVNPWKDKG; this is encoded by the coding sequence TTGAATTATTTATTAGATACTTGTGTGATATCAGAATTAGTCAAAGCAACTCCAAACGGAAACGTCATAAATTGGATCAATAACACTCCTAATGAGAGGCTTTTTTTATCTGTCATAACCATTGGGGAAATACGAAAAGGTCTTACCAAACTTCCTGACTCAAAAAAGAAATATCGGCTTACAAACTGGCTTAATACATTATTGGAAAATTACGAAGCAAGAATCTACCCCATTGATTTGACCGTTGCAGAAAGTTGGGGAAGTATTCAGGGAAAAGCAGAGAATAATGGTACTCCTGTTGCATCCGTTGACAGTTTGATAGCAGCAGTAGCTCAAACACACAATTTAATTGTCGTAACAAGAAATGAAAAAGACTTTGCCGCAACGAATGTTACAATAGTGAATCCATGGAAAGATAAAGGATAA
- a CDS encoding methyltransferase domain-containing protein, producing MSTVKEHYENVLSDVYIWMFDGFESGLNKNTEFFKMHKVSPTRSGVAIDLGAGCGFQSIPLAKAGFTVTAVDLDNKLLSELECRSDQLPIKIVQDDLVDFDKHTEGNAELIVCMTDTLCHLETKAKVLSLFEKVMTSLEESGQFILTFRDLSFELSDLDRFIPVKSDDDTVFTCFLEYEPETVKVHDLVYRKKEGNWCLSRSYYRKLRLSKEWIDEQLSNVGFTQIESTVDKGFVTVIAVK from the coding sequence ATGTCTACTGTAAAAGAACATTACGAAAATGTCTTATCGGATGTCTATATTTGGATGTTTGACGGTTTTGAGAGCGGTCTTAATAAGAATACCGAATTCTTCAAGATGCATAAGGTTAGTCCTACTCGCTCTGGAGTTGCTATTGATCTTGGGGCGGGCTGCGGATTTCAGTCCATTCCGTTGGCCAAGGCTGGTTTTACTGTAACTGCCGTTGATCTCGACAACAAGCTACTGAGTGAATTAGAATGCCGTTCCGATCAATTACCTATTAAAATAGTCCAAGATGACCTTGTTGATTTCGACAAACATACCGAAGGCAACGCCGAACTAATTGTCTGTATGACGGACACACTTTGTCATCTCGAAACCAAAGCTAAGGTACTTTCTCTCTTCGAGAAGGTAATGACCTCACTGGAAGAAAGCGGACAATTTATCCTCACTTTTCGAGATTTGTCATTTGAGCTTTCAGATCTTGATCGGTTCATTCCCGTGAAGAGTGATGATGACACTGTATTTACGTGTTTCCTGGAATATGAACCTGAGACTGTTAAAGTTCATGACCTTGTGTACAGAAAGAAAGAAGGCAACTGGTGTCTATCCAGGAGTTACTACAGAAAACTAAGGCTATCGAAAGAATGGATAGATGAACAACTTTCGAACGTTGGCTTTACCCAGATTGAGTCTACAGTTGATAAGGGATTTGTCACAGTAATTGCAGTCAAATAA
- a CDS encoding ClbS/DfsB family four-helix bundle protein: MAVPANKEELLKAIQTNYKKLKDDLINIPSELTETQEMEGHVKNTQMSVCNLMAYLVGWGNLVLKWHKIYSGGTMPDLPETGFKMNEMGRLAQKFYKDYENDNFKSLLKQYDEVVSKILDLIESLDNKYLYETGWYKKYPFGRMIQFNTSSPYANARSRIRKWKKSKGIS; this comes from the coding sequence ATGGCAGTACCAGCAAACAAAGAGGAATTATTAAAAGCAATCCAAACAAATTATAAAAAGTTGAAAGATGACCTCATAAATATCCCCTCAGAATTAACCGAAACACAGGAAATGGAAGGGCATGTTAAAAACACCCAAATGAGTGTATGTAATTTGATGGCTTATCTTGTTGGCTGGGGCAATCTTGTTCTTAAATGGCACAAAATTTATTCCGGTGGCACTATGCCTGATTTACCCGAGACCGGATTCAAAATGAACGAAATGGGAAGATTGGCTCAAAAATTTTACAAAGATTACGAGAATGACAATTTTAAATCTCTTCTCAAGCAATATGATGAAGTTGTATCAAAAATTCTTGATTTAATTGAAAGTCTTGACAACAAGTATCTTTACGAAACAGGCTGGTATAAAAAGTATCCTTTTGGCAGAATGATTCAGTTTAACACTTCCTCGCCTTACGCCAATGCTCGCTCAAGGATACGTAAATGGAAAAAATCAAAAGGCATATCATAA
- a CDS encoding zinc ribbon domain-containing protein, producing the protein MEKIKRHIIKQNKTRIKMNKTCQSCGMPMKRDPKSGGTNADGSKNEMYCSYCYQSGKFTQPEITTPEQMQDFCVEKMKEMGFPRIIGRFFTRNVPKLERWKEK; encoded by the coding sequence ATGGAAAAAATCAAAAGGCATATCATAAAACAAAATAAAACAAGGATAAAAATGAATAAAACGTGTCAAAGTTGCGGAATGCCAATGAAACGAGACCCAAAATCTGGTGGTACTAACGCTGATGGAAGCAAAAATGAAATGTATTGTAGTTATTGCTATCAATCAGGAAAATTTACCCAACCTGAGATTACAACACCAGAACAAATGCAGGATTTTTGCGTTGAAAAAATGAAAGAAATGGGCTTTCCAAGAATAATTGGTAGGTTTTTCACTCGCAATGTTCCAAAACTTGAAAGATGGAAAGAAAAATAA
- a CDS encoding aspartyl protease family protein, with protein sequence MNSGKAATNNQISSTIPFTLNEHPMLIKAKFNNLQKEYTLVFDTGAITLIRESIAKELNISSGLEVETKGSEGNSTTIQLVTIDKISVGNMGVTDCATGILSESNFLKFFPENIDGILGSNFLKFFKVTINYKTKEITLSQSRESLELQAHAIEIPIEPDMKNGFAPKAPCLIDGHIKSSVIIDTGTPHTLLSVSSIKKTKSFKNGNAIKAKGSMSADIGGQSKESYAVRVNELNIGALQLHNIPVSSNLKEDSIELVGNDLLSKYLVTIDYPAKKMFLLPNGELLERNPLVYSMGLKKQDGKVLVSGVWPNTSAEKSGIKIGDEIKSINSIKANTLSYFQLMEIFLDKQTGSR encoded by the coding sequence GTGAACAGTGGTAAAGCCGCTACTAATAATCAAATAAGCAGCACTATTCCATTTACGCTGAATGAGCACCCAATGCTTATTAAAGCCAAATTCAATAATTTACAGAAAGAATATACTCTTGTATTTGACACTGGAGCCATAACATTAATAAGAGAATCTATTGCAAAAGAACTAAATATTTCATCAGGATTAGAAGTCGAAACCAAGGGTAGTGAGGGAAATTCAACGACAATCCAATTGGTAACAATAGATAAAATATCAGTCGGAAATATGGGGGTGACTGATTGCGCTACTGGAATATTAAGTGAATCAAATTTTTTAAAATTTTTTCCAGAAAATATCGATGGAATATTGGGCTCAAATTTTTTAAAATTTTTTAAGGTAACCATTAATTACAAGACAAAAGAAATCACACTTTCACAATCAAGAGAATCTCTCGAATTACAAGCTCATGCTATTGAAATTCCAATTGAACCAGATATGAAAAATGGTTTTGCTCCCAAAGCCCCATGTCTGATAGATGGTCATATCAAATCCAGTGTCATCATTGACACTGGCACTCCACACACACTTCTTTCAGTATCATCAATAAAAAAAACAAAATCGTTTAAAAACGGCAACGCAATAAAAGCAAAAGGCAGTATGTCAGCTGATATTGGAGGACAATCAAAAGAAAGTTATGCCGTACGAGTCAATGAATTAAATATTGGTGCGCTCCAGTTGCACAATATTCCCGTATCATCCAACCTCAAAGAAGACTCCATTGAGCTTGTTGGCAATGATCTTCTTAGTAAATATTTAGTTACTATCGATTACCCGGCAAAAAAAATGTTTCTGCTCCCTAACGGTGAGTTACTTGAAAGAAATCCCTTAGTCTATTCAATGGGGCTGAAGAAACAAGACGGTAAAGTTTTGGTCTCAGGTGTATGGCCGAATACTTCAGCAGAAAAAAGTGGAATCAAAATTGGAGATGAAATAAAATCAATCAATTCCATTAAAGCAAATACATTATCTTATTTTCAATTAATGGAAATATTTCTGGACAAACAAACCGGCAGCCGATGA
- a CDS encoding LysE family translocator, translating to MELQVFFAFVIATSIMIALPGPSVILTVAHSISFGWRPAIATVAGETMGIAVQLLIAAIGLVSLLSTVAEAFEWIRWAGAAYLVYLGIKQWRSANTPLEFNTSKVSKKNLFIQGLVITIPNPKSLVFIAAFLPQFIDATRPISLQLTVIVPTFLLITFTVTSVWAITAGSARLFLKSRRAIKTVSRTSGGLMVLAGMGLAVARRSN from the coding sequence ATGGAATTACAAGTGTTTTTTGCATTCGTTATAGCAACGTCAATAATGATAGCATTACCTGGTCCCAGTGTTATTTTGACAGTTGCTCATAGTATTTCATTTGGCTGGAGACCTGCAATAGCAACGGTTGCTGGCGAGACAATGGGGATTGCTGTTCAGTTACTGATTGCAGCTATAGGGCTTGTGTCTTTGCTTAGCACTGTCGCAGAAGCATTTGAATGGATACGTTGGGCCGGAGCAGCTTATCTTGTATATCTTGGTATAAAGCAATGGAGAAGCGCAAATACACCTTTAGAGTTTAATACGTCTAAGGTATCAAAAAAGAATCTTTTTATTCAAGGACTTGTTATTACAATCCCTAATCCGAAAAGCCTCGTATTTATAGCAGCTTTTCTACCCCAGTTTATAGATGCCACTCGTCCTATATCACTCCAGCTTACTGTGATCGTGCCTACATTTTTATTAATAACTTTTACTGTAACGTCAGTTTGGGCAATAACTGCTGGTTCTGCAAGATTATTTTTAAAAAGCCGACGAGCAATTAAAACAGTATCTCGAACTTCAGGAGGCCTGATGGTTTTAGCAGGCATGGGATTAGCGGTAGCTCGTCGCAGTAATTGA
- a CDS encoding cupin domain-containing protein: MDILKPIDLIEHPEGGRFREVYRSGNTVFLGEGNIKSAVTHIYFSLTSGEVSRFHKVASDEIWNLYQGVGLNLYTWDGSETAPRCTELSASNNCFCHVIPAGIWQAAEAIAGDVLVGCSVAPGFEFSDFQLIDPNSKEAELLISIAPGMVRYIS; the protein is encoded by the coding sequence ATGGATATTTTAAAACCGATTGATCTTATTGAACATCCAGAAGGTGGCCGGTTCCGTGAAGTATATAGGTCCGGCAATACTGTTTTCTTGGGAGAGGGGAATATTAAATCCGCTGTAACGCACATCTACTTTTCCTTGACATCAGGCGAAGTAAGCCGATTTCATAAAGTGGCCTCGGATGAAATTTGGAATTTGTATCAGGGGGTCGGACTCAATCTTTATACTTGGGACGGATCTGAAACAGCTCCCCGATGCACAGAACTGTCGGCAAGTAACAACTGTTTTTGCCACGTTATCCCGGCGGGCATATGGCAAGCCGCAGAAGCAATTGCAGGCGATGTCCTGGTGGGATGTTCAGTTGCGCCCGGTTTTGAATTTTCAGATTTCCAATTAATTGATCCAAACTCAAAGGAAGCAGAGCTGTTAATATCCATCGCCCCCGGAATGGTAAGATATATTTCTTAA
- a CDS encoding DUF6624 domain-containing protein, with protein MADEDQRILKELHDKGELGTVEYHPQIKNIHEKNTRRMKEIIAEVGWPGINLVGEDGAEAAWLIVQHAVLDKSFMESCLPLLEKAVASKQAKGRHLAFLHDRILTMSGKPQKYGTQFDINENGDVAAFPIENPQIVDRLREEIGLESLAERTKQMQKIQNDRLKNRTTK; from the coding sequence ATGGCTGATGAAGATCAACGAATCTTGAAAGAACTGCACGATAAAGGTGAGCTTGGAACCGTTGAATACCATCCCCAAATTAAAAACATTCATGAAAAAAATACTCGAAGGATGAAAGAAATAATCGCAGAGGTTGGATGGCCGGGAATAAATTTAGTCGGAGAAGATGGTGCAGAAGCTGCCTGGCTCATTGTCCAGCATGCAGTGTTGGACAAAAGTTTTATGGAATCCTGTCTTCCTCTTCTTGAAAAAGCTGTTGCAAGCAAACAGGCAAAAGGGCGTCATTTGGCATTTTTACATGACCGTATACTGACAATGTCAGGTAAGCCCCAGAAATATGGTACTCAATTTGACATTAATGAAAACGGTGACGTAGCAGCTTTTCCCATTGAAAATCCACAGATTGTTGATAGATTACGAGAAGAAATTGGTTTGGAATCTTTAGCTGAAAGAACAAAACAAATGCAAAAGATTCAAAATGACAGGCTTAAAAACAGGACTACTAAATAA
- the cfa gene encoding cyclopropane fatty acyl phospholipid synthase has product MKGEKAQEIVKDILTRMDIRINGPRPWDIQIKNPQFYHRVVTGGSLALGESYMDGWWDCERLDEFIKRLLEYRLDRKVTSLKPLILWETLLTRITNVQSKTRAFIIGKKHYDIGNSLFKIMLDKGLNYSCGYWYKAKNLDEAQAGKLDLICRKIGLEPGMTVLDIGCGWGGFAKYAAQNYKAKIKGITVSKEQAAYARERCKNLDVEIVLADYRTLNEKFDRIVSIGMFEHVGWKNYRTYMEVVHRCLKDDGLFLLHTIAGNTSAKNTDPWINAYIFPNSMLPSARQISQAAEGLFILEDWHSLGPYYDRTLMAWYDNFIQNWNQIKDEYDARFFRMWTYYLLSCAASFRSGRNQLWQIVFSKSGISRVFRSEGTLFV; this is encoded by the coding sequence ATGAAAGGCGAAAAAGCACAAGAGATTGTAAAAGACATTTTAACCCGCATGGACATCCGGATCAATGGGCCCAGGCCCTGGGATATTCAGATCAAAAATCCCCAATTTTACCACCGGGTGGTAACCGGCGGTTCCCTGGCCCTGGGAGAAAGCTATATGGACGGCTGGTGGGACTGCGAGCGGCTTGATGAGTTTATCAAAAGGCTTTTGGAGTACAGGCTGGATAGAAAGGTCACATCTTTGAAGCCCCTGATTCTATGGGAAACCCTTTTAACCAGGATAACCAATGTCCAGAGCAAGACACGGGCCTTTATTATCGGAAAAAAGCATTACGATATTGGAAATTCCCTGTTTAAAATCATGTTGGACAAGGGACTGAATTATTCGTGCGGGTATTGGTACAAAGCAAAAAATCTTGATGAGGCCCAGGCCGGAAAATTAGATCTGATCTGCCGGAAAATCGGGCTTGAACCGGGGATGACGGTTCTGGACATCGGTTGCGGCTGGGGCGGATTTGCCAAGTATGCGGCCCAAAATTACAAGGCGAAAATCAAGGGGATTACCGTTTCCAAAGAACAGGCCGCCTATGCCCGGGAACGGTGCAAAAATCTTGATGTAGAGATCGTGCTTGCCGACTATCGCACATTGAACGAAAAATTTGACAGGATCGTTTCAATCGGCATGTTTGAACATGTGGGCTGGAAAAATTACAGGACCTATATGGAGGTTGTGCACCGGTGCCTGAAAGATGACGGACTTTTTTTGCTTCACACCATTGCCGGAAATACCTCTGCCAAAAACACAGACCCCTGGATCAACGCCTATATTTTTCCCAACTCCATGCTTCCCTCGGCCCGTCAAATTTCCCAGGCTGCCGAAGGATTGTTTATCCTTGAAGACTGGCACAGTTTAGGTCCTTACTATGACCGGACTCTTATGGCCTGGTATGACAATTTCATCCAGAACTGGAACCAGATAAAAGATGAGTACGACGCCCGGTTTTTCCGGATGTGGACCTATTATCTTCTCTCCTGCGCTGCCAGTTTCAGGTCCGGCAGAAACCAGCTGTGGCAGATTGTCTTCTCCAAGTCCGGAATCAGCAGGGTTTTTCGCAGTGAGGGAACACTATTTGTGTGA
- a CDS encoding nitronate monooxygenase family protein: protein MKTINMKTINMKTKITELFNIQHPIIQGGMHYVALAELASAVSNAGGLGVITALTQKTPGDLANEISRCKDMTDKPFGVNLTFLPMVNAPDYPGYIKAIIDNGVTVVETAGRNPEQYMPMLKDAGIKVIHKCTSVRHALKAQQIGCDAVSVDGFECGGHPGEDDIPNMVLLPRAADELTIPFVASGGMADARSLVASLALGAQGINMGTRFIATKEAPVHDNVKQAILAAKETDTRLVMRPLGNTERVLNNPATQKLLEKENRLGKTIKFEDIFDEVAGVYPRVMTEGLVDTGVWSCGMVAGLISDIPTCKQLIDRIMSEARQIIQNRLASMLAG, encoded by the coding sequence ATGAAGACAATTAATATGAAGACAATTAATATGAAAACAAAGATAACTGAACTGTTCAATATCCAGCATCCCATCATCCAGGGCGGCATGCACTATGTGGCCCTGGCCGAGCTGGCATCCGCCGTATCCAATGCCGGCGGGCTTGGGGTCATCACGGCCCTTACCCAGAAAACGCCTGGGGATCTGGCCAATGAAATCTCCCGGTGCAAAGATATGACTGACAAACCGTTCGGGGTGAATTTGACTTTTCTGCCTATGGTGAATGCACCGGACTATCCCGGGTATATCAAGGCCATCATTGACAATGGCGTAACTGTGGTTGAAACCGCCGGCCGCAATCCTGAGCAATATATGCCAATGCTTAAAGATGCCGGTATTAAAGTGATCCATAAATGCACATCGGTGCGCCATGCCCTTAAAGCCCAACAGATCGGATGCGATGCCGTATCCGTGGACGGGTTTGAATGCGGCGGCCATCCCGGAGAAGATGATATCCCCAATATGGTGCTTCTGCCCAGGGCTGCGGATGAGCTGACAATTCCCTTTGTGGCCTCGGGGGGGATGGCCGATGCCCGAAGCCTTGTGGCATCCCTGGCATTAGGCGCCCAGGGTATCAACATGGGCACCCGGTTCATCGCCACAAAGGAGGCTCCTGTCCATGACAACGTCAAGCAGGCCATCCTGGCGGCAAAGGAGACCGATACCCGCCTGGTGATGCGGCCTTTGGGCAACACTGAACGGGTGTTGAACAACCCGGCCACCCAGAAACTGCTTGAAAAGGAGAACCGCCTGGGCAAAACCATTAAGTTCGAAGACATCTTCGACGAGGTGGCCGGCGTCTACCCCAGAGTGATGACCGAAGGGCTTGTGGACACAGGGGTGTGGTCCTGCGGCATGGTGGCCGGTTTGATCAGCGATATTCCCACCTGCAAGCAGCTTATTGACCGGATTATGTCAGAGGCCCGGCAAATTATTCAAAACAGACTGGCTTCAATGCTGGCCGGATAA